From one Shewanella sp. GD04112 genomic stretch:
- the yihA gene encoding ribosome biogenesis GTP-binding protein YihA/YsxC, producing the protein MTESHIDFRRAKFLISAPDIAHLDQYLPGDVGVEIAFAGRSNAGKSSALNALTEQKNLARTSKTPGRTQLINVFELDAQRRLVDLPGYGFAQVPLAMKLKWQQSLGEYLQKRACLSGVVVLMDIRHPLKDLDMQMIEWAVASEIPVLALLTKSDKLAQSAKMKTVNEVRKALVEFGDWVQVEPFSALKGTGKPKVLSILNEWCHPQWLADELENQDDAE; encoded by the coding sequence GTGACTGAATCTCATATAGATTTTCGCAGGGCGAAGTTTTTAATCAGTGCACCTGACATTGCACATTTGGATCAATATCTGCCCGGCGACGTTGGTGTTGAGATTGCTTTTGCTGGTCGCTCCAATGCCGGAAAATCGAGTGCGCTCAATGCATTAACTGAGCAGAAAAACTTAGCGCGTACCAGTAAAACGCCGGGGCGAACTCAGCTAATTAACGTATTTGAACTCGATGCGCAGCGCCGATTAGTCGATTTACCGGGTTACGGCTTTGCCCAAGTGCCTTTAGCCATGAAATTAAAGTGGCAACAATCCCTCGGCGAATATTTGCAGAAGCGTGCGTGCTTAAGTGGCGTTGTGGTATTGATGGATATTCGTCATCCGTTGAAAGATCTGGATATGCAGATGATCGAATGGGCGGTTGCGAGTGAAATTCCGGTACTCGCATTACTGACTAAGTCCGATAAATTGGCGCAAAGCGCGAAGATGAAAACCGTGAACGAAGTGCGTAAAGCGCTGGTTGAATTTGGTGATTGGGTACAGGTTGAGCCTTTTTCTGCGCTCAAGGGCACGGGCAAACCTAAAGTGCTGAGTATCTTAAATGAATGGTGTCATCCGCAATGGTTGGCCGATGAGTTAGAAAACCAAGACGACGCCGAGTAA
- a CDS encoding c-type cytochrome, protein MKKLALALSVVVAAISSPAIAEGNAEAGKTKVIVCSACHGMDGNSMIDMYPKLAGQHATYLQKQLHDFRSAAQSGGKDGRMDPIMSGMAMPLSDQDILDISAYFSSQAIQVAEAKDVPELGAKLYKGGDVSRGITACMACHGPDAKGAESAGFPALAGQHANYIKIQLTKFRDAGRHNDLNGMMQDVAKKLSDSDIEALSKYIASLK, encoded by the coding sequence ATGAAAAAGTTAGCTCTTGCGCTGTCTGTTGTAGTTGCCGCCATATCTTCACCTGCGATTGCTGAAGGTAATGCTGAAGCGGGAAAAACTAAAGTTATCGTTTGTTCTGCCTGTCACGGCATGGACGGTAACAGTATGATCGATATGTACCCTAAGCTTGCGGGCCAACACGCCACATACCTCCAAAAGCAACTACATGATTTCCGTAGTGCGGCGCAATCTGGCGGTAAAGATGGTCGTATGGATCCTATCATGAGTGGTATGGCAATGCCTCTAAGCGATCAAGATATTCTTGATATCAGCGCTTATTTCTCTAGCCAAGCAATCCAAGTTGCTGAAGCGAAAGATGTTCCTGAGCTAGGTGCAAAACTTTACAAAGGTGGCGATGTATCACGCGGCATCACAGCTTGTATGGCATGTCATGGTCCAGATGCTAAAGGTGCTGAATCAGCAGGTTTCCCTGCATTAGCCGGTCAACACGCTAACTACATCAAGATCCAACTGACTAAGTTCCGTGATGCAGGTCGCCACAACGACCTCAACGGCATGATGCAAGATGTCGCGAAAAAGTTAAGCGACAGTGATATCGAAGCATTATCTAAGTACATTGCTAGCCTGAAATAG
- the tdh gene encoding L-threonine 3-dehydrogenase yields MKALSKLKAEKGIWLVDAPKPEMGHNDLLIKIKKTAICGTDMHIYNWDEWSQKTIPVPMVVGHEYVGEVVDIGQEVRGFKIGDRVSGEGHITCGHCRNCRAGRTHLCRNTSGVGVNREGSFAEYLVIPAFNAFKIPDDISDDLASIFDPFGNAVHTALSFDLVGEDVLITGAGPIGIMAAAVCRHVGARHVVITDVNEYRLELARKMGATRAVNVARENLKDVMKELGMTEGFDVGLEMSGVPSAFHAMLDTMNHGGKIAMLGIPGGEMAIDWSKVIFKGLVIKGIYGREMFETWYKMASLIQSGLDISPIITHHYKIDDFQKGFDAMGSGQSGKVILSWD; encoded by the coding sequence ATGAAAGCACTAAGCAAGTTAAAAGCCGAAAAAGGCATTTGGTTAGTCGATGCGCCTAAGCCTGAAATGGGCCACAACGATCTGCTGATCAAGATTAAAAAGACCGCCATTTGTGGCACCGACATGCACATCTACAACTGGGACGAATGGTCACAAAAAACCATTCCTGTACCTATGGTGGTAGGTCACGAATATGTGGGTGAAGTGGTTGATATCGGTCAAGAAGTTCGTGGCTTTAAAATTGGTGACCGCGTTTCTGGCGAAGGCCATATCACCTGCGGCCACTGCCGTAACTGCCGCGCAGGTCGCACGCATTTATGCCGCAACACCTCAGGTGTGGGTGTAAACCGCGAAGGTTCATTTGCCGAGTACTTAGTGATCCCAGCCTTTAACGCCTTCAAAATTCCCGATGATATCAGCGATGATTTAGCGTCTATCTTCGACCCGTTCGGTAACGCAGTGCACACTGCGCTGTCATTCGACTTAGTGGGCGAAGACGTGTTAATCACTGGCGCGGGCCCTATCGGTATTATGGCTGCGGCCGTATGTCGCCACGTTGGTGCTCGCCATGTGGTCATTACCGACGTTAATGAATACCGCTTAGAGTTAGCTCGTAAAATGGGTGCTACCCGCGCCGTTAACGTGGCTCGGGAAAACCTGAAAGACGTGATGAAAGAACTCGGCATGACCGAAGGGTTCGACGTGGGTCTCGAAATGTCTGGCGTACCGTCAGCCTTCCACGCCATGTTAGATACCATGAACCACGGTGGTAAAATCGCGATGCTCGGCATTCCGGGTGGCGAAATGGCGATTGATTGGAGCAAAGTGATATTCAAGGGTCTGGTCATCAAAGGCATTTACGGCCGTGAAATGTTCGAAACCTGGTACAAGATGGCAAGCTTGATCCAATCAGGCTTAGACATTTCGCCTATTATCACGCACCACTACAAAATTGATGATTTCCAAAAAGGCTTCGACGCTATGGGCTCGGGCCAATCAGGTAAAGTCATCCTCAGCTGGGATTAA
- the waaA gene encoding lipid IV(A) 3-deoxy-D-manno-octulosonic acid transferase — MNRFFYSVLLYLLSPLLIVYLAFRAIKSPDYRGRWGERFGLTRLAPTDLLIHSVSMGETLAAIPLIRQIQQAHPQLKITVTTSSPTGSAEVRKAFGDQVQHCYLPFDLPWCVNRFLRQLSPKWCIIMETELWPNLVALAAKRGVRLMLANARLSAKSAAQYAKRPQLSRPMLQRLDVVAVQTQAEAQRFIDLGVPADRVTVCGSLKFDLTITPERLTLARELRQTWGKETAPVWVAGSVHPGEFDAVLSAHKQLLAKWSEALLVIAPRHPEQFAAVADVVASQGFEFVRRSEAQAITATTQVLVGDTMGELLTFYGAADQAFVGGTLIENGGHNPLEPVAMGVPVMVGPNHWDFAQITQMLADAGGLRIVSSGQELGENLIQYFELPALRQQAAEAGLAVVEANRGALQRQFALAESLLSRQTA; from the coding sequence ATGAATCGATTTTTTTACAGTGTGCTGCTTTATCTATTATCCCCTCTGCTCATTGTTTATTTGGCGTTCCGTGCCATTAAAAGCCCTGATTACCGTGGCCGCTGGGGCGAACGTTTCGGATTAACACGACTGGCACCAACGGATTTACTGATCCACTCGGTTTCTATGGGCGAGACGCTGGCGGCGATTCCATTAATCCGCCAGATCCAACAGGCGCATCCACAGCTTAAGATTACGGTCACAACCTCAAGCCCGACGGGTTCTGCTGAGGTGCGTAAAGCCTTTGGTGATCAAGTGCAGCATTGCTACTTACCCTTCGATTTGCCTTGGTGTGTGAACCGCTTTCTGCGCCAGTTATCCCCTAAATGGTGCATCATTATGGAGACTGAGCTGTGGCCGAATCTCGTGGCGCTGGCGGCTAAGCGCGGCGTGCGCTTGATGCTCGCTAATGCTAGGTTGTCGGCTAAATCGGCGGCGCAATATGCCAAGCGTCCACAGTTGAGTCGCCCCATGTTGCAACGTTTAGATGTGGTTGCGGTGCAGACGCAAGCCGAGGCACAGCGGTTTATCGACCTTGGGGTGCCTGCTGATAGAGTCACAGTCTGCGGCAGTTTGAAGTTTGATTTAACTATCACCCCTGAACGATTAACCCTAGCGCGAGAGCTAAGGCAGACTTGGGGGAAAGAGACTGCGCCCGTATGGGTGGCTGGGAGTGTTCACCCCGGTGAGTTTGATGCAGTGCTGAGCGCCCATAAGCAGCTGCTCGCTAAATGGTCAGAGGCGTTATTGGTGATTGCACCGCGTCATCCTGAGCAGTTTGCGGCGGTGGCCGATGTCGTTGCCAGCCAAGGTTTTGAATTTGTGCGCCGCAGTGAGGCTCAAGCGATTACTGCCACGACGCAGGTGCTGGTGGGCGATACCATGGGTGAATTGTTAACCTTCTATGGCGCAGCCGATCAAGCCTTTGTGGGCGGGACGTTAATTGAAAATGGTGGCCATAATCCCTTAGAGCCCGTGGCCATGGGCGTACCTGTGATGGTGGGGCCGAATCATTGGGACTTTGCCCAAATTACCCAAATGTTGGCTGACGCGGGCGGCCTGCGAATTGTGAGTTCAGGCCAAGAGTTGGGTGAGAATTTAATTCAGTATTTTGAGCTGCCTGCATTACGCCAACAAGCCGCTGAGGCAGGCCTTGCCGTAGTAGAGGCTAATCGTGGCGCCTTGCAGCGCCAGTTTGCTCTCGCCGAGTCGTTACTCTCGCGCCAAACAGCCTAA
- the elbB gene encoding isoprenoid biosynthesis glyoxalase ElbB: MKKIAVLLSGCGVFDGTEIHESVLTLLSLSKAGAQYQFFAPDINQMHVVNHFTGEVDKTATRNVLVESARIARGEVKATTELDITDFDALIIPGGFGAAKNLCNFATNGSECEVNPLVTDFINEFILAKKPVGFICIAPMMIPRLYGHGAKGTIGNDVDTVAAFNLMGGHHQAATVHDIVVDEANKIVSTPAYMLAGNIAEAHSGIEKLVAKVLELAK, translated from the coding sequence ATGAAAAAAATCGCAGTATTGCTCAGTGGGTGCGGTGTTTTCGATGGAACAGAGATCCATGAATCGGTTTTAACGTTATTATCTCTGTCGAAAGCGGGTGCTCAATATCAATTTTTTGCTCCTGATATCAATCAGATGCATGTTGTTAATCACTTCACGGGCGAAGTAGACAAGACGGCGACACGAAATGTGCTAGTTGAATCGGCACGTATCGCCCGTGGCGAAGTAAAAGCAACCACCGAACTCGATATTACCGATTTCGATGCACTGATTATCCCTGGCGGATTTGGGGCGGCGAAAAATCTGTGTAACTTCGCCACTAATGGCAGTGAGTGTGAAGTGAATCCACTCGTTACTGATTTTATTAATGAATTTATTCTAGCGAAAAAGCCTGTCGGCTTTATTTGTATTGCGCCAATGATGATCCCGCGTTTATATGGACACGGCGCTAAGGGCACTATCGGTAATGATGTGGATACGGTAGCAGCCTTTAATCTGATGGGCGGCCATCATCAGGCGGCGACTGTGCATGATATCGTGGTGGATGAGGCGAATAAGATTGTCAGCACGCCCGCTTATATGCTGGCGGGGAACATTGCCGAGGCGCACTCTGGTATCGAGAAGCTGGTCGCCAAAGTATTAGAGCTGGCCAAGTAA
- a CDS encoding class I SAM-dependent methyltransferase yields the protein MRRCPLCHSTQTLLLLQDKKRCFYVCQTCGLTFADANSHLPPAAEKQRYGRSRIASKQRQLSQFILPLLTQIQLQQKGSLTGLNFGRVLDQTSLATIESAGHTFKQYDPFFAPDHETLKQEYDFICCYRVFEHFQHPSREWSLLTRLLKSGGWLAISTPLLIDLEGFAKWHYKNNLTHVSFYQRQTFEYLASNSDFELLFAAKDLVLMQKTS from the coding sequence ATGCGCAGATGTCCCCTTTGTCATAGCACGCAAACACTGTTGCTCCTTCAGGACAAGAAACGGTGTTTTTATGTTTGCCAGACATGCGGACTCACCTTTGCAGACGCAAATAGTCATCTTCCTCCCGCAGCAGAAAAACAACGTTATGGCCGTTCGCGGATTGCCTCCAAACAGCGCCAACTGTCGCAATTTATTTTACCGCTACTGACACAAATACAATTGCAGCAAAAAGGTAGCCTTACGGGCTTAAATTTTGGCCGCGTGTTAGATCAAACCAGTCTGGCGACCATTGAATCGGCGGGGCACACTTTCAAGCAGTATGATCCTTTCTTCGCGCCAGACCACGAAACGCTTAAGCAAGAGTATGATTTTATTTGCTGCTACCGAGTTTTTGAGCATTTTCAGCATCCCAGCAGAGAATGGAGTCTACTGACCCGTTTACTTAAATCGGGCGGCTGGTTAGCGATTAGCACTCCCTTATTAATTGATTTAGAAGGCTTTGCTAAATGGCATTATAAAAACAATCTCACTCACGTGAGTTTTTACCAAAGACAAACCTTTGAATACCTAGCGAGTAATAGCGATTTTGAACTATTATTTGCCGCGAAAGACCTCGTTTTGATGCAAAAAACATCATAA
- a CDS encoding TetR/AcrR family transcriptional regulator: MKTRDKIIYASLELFNEHGERNITTNHIAAHLNMSPGNLYYHFRNKEDIIRSIFSLYEAHLESGFQPYEGEQVNVEQLIGYFDAMFYTLWQFRFMYANLADILARDEELKSRYLQAQQQVLTRSSHVLDKLKQDGFLNIDNDKITQLADTIKMIVSFWIGYQLTQSSTSTITKGILYEGVLRVLMIFKAYATPTSQATFSRLEQHYHELATQDSL; the protein is encoded by the coding sequence ATGAAAACCCGCGACAAAATCATCTATGCCAGCCTTGAGCTATTCAATGAGCACGGCGAACGAAATATCACCACCAATCATATTGCCGCTCACCTGAATATGAGTCCCGGGAATCTTTATTATCACTTCCGTAATAAGGAAGACATTATTCGCTCGATCTTCAGTCTCTACGAGGCGCACCTCGAATCGGGATTCCAACCCTATGAAGGCGAGCAAGTCAATGTGGAGCAATTGATCGGCTATTTCGACGCGATGTTTTATACCCTGTGGCAATTCCGTTTTATGTACGCCAATCTGGCCGATATTCTCGCCCGCGATGAAGAATTAAAAAGCCGTTATCTGCAGGCGCAGCAGCAAGTATTAACGCGTTCGAGCCACGTGCTGGATAAACTCAAGCAGGACGGTTTTTTAAATATCGACAATGACAAAATCACCCAACTTGCCGACACCATTAAGATGATTGTGAGTTTTTGGATTGGTTATCAACTCACCCAATCCAGCACCTCAACCATCACTAAAGGCATTCTGTACGAAGGTGTATTGCGGGTATTGATGATTTTTAAGGCCTACGCCACCCCAACATCTCAAGCGACCTTCAGCCGTTTAGAGCAGCACTACCACGAGCTAGCGACCCAAGATTCGCTCTAA
- the polA gene encoding DNA polymerase I, which yields MPTIANNPLVLVDGSSYLYRAYYAPPHLTNSKGEATGAVYGVVNMLRSLLSRYQPSHIAVVFDAKGKTFRNDLYEEYKAHRPPMPDDLRSQIEPLHRIIRALGLPLISIPGVEADDVIGTIARQASRENRAVLISTGDKDMAQLVDENVTLINTMTDTIMGPEEVAAKYGVGPDRIIDFLALMGDKADNIPGLPGVGEKTALAMLTGAGSVANLLAEPEKVTELGFRGAKTMAAKIIDNADMLKLSYELATIKTDVKLEQDWHELTAKPADRDELIKCYGEMEFKRWLAEVLDNKAPTTATAKVETAEIQEESTPSVTIETQYDTILTEAQLDEWIAKLKQAPLMAVDTETTSLDYMVAELVGLSFALEAGKAAYLPLAHDYVGAPQQLDKQTALEKLRPILEDAKLKKVGQNLKYDISVLANAGIQLQGVIFDTMLESYVFNSVASRHDMDGLALKYLGHKNIAFEDIAGKGAKQLTFNQIPLETAAPYAAEDADITLRLHQHLWPRLEKETELASVFTDIELPLIQILSDIERQGVFIDSMLLGQQSDELARKIDELETKAYDIAGEKFNLSSPKQLQVLFFEKLGYPVIKKTPKGAPSTAEEVLVELALDFPLPKVILEHRSLTKLKSTYTDKLPLMVNAKTGRVHTSYHQANAATGRLSSSEPNLQNIPIRTEEGRRIRQAFIAPQGRKILAADYSQIELRIMAHLSQDAGLLKAFAEGKDIHRATAAEVFGTDFDSVTSEQRRRAKAVNFGLIYGMSAFGLARQLDIPRNEAQTYIDTYFARYPGVLRYMEETRASAAELGYVSTLFGRRLYLPEIRDRNAMRRQAAERAAINAPMQGTAADIIKKAMISIADWIKTDTQGEIAMIMQVHDELVFEVDADKAETLKLKVCELMAKAANLDVELLAEAGIGDNWDQAH from the coding sequence ATGCCTACCATAGCCAATAACCCACTTGTCCTTGTGGATGGATCTTCTTATTTATATCGCGCCTATTATGCGCCTCCTCACCTGACAAACTCAAAGGGCGAAGCTACTGGTGCTGTTTATGGCGTAGTGAATATGCTTCGCAGTTTATTAAGCCGTTATCAACCTAGCCATATCGCTGTGGTGTTCGACGCTAAAGGCAAAACCTTCCGCAATGACTTATATGAAGAATACAAGGCGCATCGCCCACCTATGCCGGATGACCTGCGCTCACAAATTGAACCACTACACCGTATTATCCGTGCCTTGGGCTTGCCCTTAATCTCTATTCCCGGTGTTGAGGCGGACGATGTTATCGGCACTATCGCTCGCCAGGCTAGCCGCGAAAACCGCGCCGTACTTATCAGCACTGGCGATAAAGACATGGCGCAGCTGGTTGATGAAAATGTCACGCTGATCAACACCATGACAGATACCATCATGGGCCCTGAAGAGGTTGCGGCTAAATATGGTGTTGGTCCAGACAGAATCATCGATTTCTTGGCGCTGATGGGCGACAAGGCAGATAACATTCCCGGTTTACCCGGCGTAGGCGAAAAAACCGCATTAGCTATGCTCACAGGGGCGGGCAGTGTCGCCAATTTGCTTGCAGAGCCCGAAAAAGTCACCGAATTAGGCTTTAGGGGCGCAAAAACCATGGCGGCAAAAATCATCGACAATGCCGACATGCTAAAACTGTCCTATGAGCTTGCCACCATTAAAACCGATGTTAAGCTCGAACAAGATTGGCACGAACTTACCGCCAAACCCGCAGACAGGGATGAGCTGATCAAGTGCTACGGCGAGATGGAATTTAAACGCTGGCTTGCCGAAGTCTTAGATAATAAGGCACCAACGACAGCCACAGCAAAAGTCGAAACGGCAGAAATCCAAGAAGAATCAACGCCCAGCGTCACGATTGAAACCCAATATGATACGATTCTGACCGAAGCTCAACTCGATGAGTGGATTGCCAAACTCAAGCAAGCGCCATTAATGGCCGTGGATACCGAGACCACCAGCCTCGACTATATGGTTGCGGAATTGGTTGGCCTGTCCTTTGCACTTGAAGCGGGTAAAGCCGCCTATCTGCCCTTAGCCCACGATTATGTTGGCGCGCCTCAACAATTAGACAAGCAAACTGCACTCGAAAAACTGCGCCCGATACTCGAAGACGCCAAGCTCAAAAAAGTCGGTCAAAACCTGAAATATGACATCAGCGTATTGGCCAATGCAGGCATACAACTCCAAGGCGTGATATTCGACACTATGCTCGAATCCTATGTGTTTAACTCGGTCGCCTCACGCCATGATATGGATGGGTTGGCGCTTAAATACCTAGGCCATAAAAATATCGCCTTTGAAGATATCGCAGGTAAAGGTGCTAAACAGCTGACCTTCAACCAAATTCCGTTGGAAACAGCTGCGCCCTATGCGGCGGAAGATGCCGATATTACCCTACGCCTACATCAACATTTGTGGCCAAGACTCGAAAAAGAGACCGAATTAGCCTCAGTCTTTACCGATATTGAACTGCCGCTGATCCAAATACTGTCCGATATTGAACGCCAAGGTGTGTTTATCGATAGTATGTTGCTCGGCCAACAGAGTGATGAACTTGCCCGTAAAATCGATGAGTTAGAAACAAAAGCTTATGATATTGCAGGTGAAAAATTCAATTTAAGCTCACCAAAGCAACTACAAGTGCTGTTTTTTGAAAAGCTGGGTTATCCTGTCATCAAAAAAACCCCTAAGGGCGCCCCCTCTACCGCGGAAGAAGTACTGGTTGAGTTGGCGCTGGATTTCCCTCTGCCCAAAGTAATCCTTGAGCATAGAAGCCTGACCAAGTTAAAGAGTACTTACACCGACAAGCTCCCTCTAATGGTGAACGCGAAAACGGGTCGGGTACACACAAGCTACCATCAGGCCAACGCCGCAACGGGGCGTTTATCCTCGAGCGAACCAAACCTACAGAATATTCCTATCCGCACCGAGGAAGGTCGTCGTATTCGCCAAGCCTTTATTGCACCTCAAGGACGTAAGATTTTGGCCGCCGACTATTCGCAGATTGAATTACGCATCATGGCGCATTTATCCCAAGATGCGGGCTTACTCAAAGCCTTCGCTGAAGGCAAAGACATTCACAGAGCCACCGCCGCCGAAGTATTTGGCACCGACTTTGACAGCGTCACCTCGGAGCAGCGTCGCCGCGCCAAAGCCGTTAACTTTGGCCTTATCTATGGCATGTCCGCCTTTGGATTGGCGCGTCAGCTCGACATTCCCCGCAACGAGGCACAAACTTACATCGACACTTACTTCGCTCGCTATCCAGGCGTATTAAGGTATATGGAAGAAACACGAGCCAGTGCAGCAGAACTTGGCTATGTCTCTACGCTATTTGGGCGCCGTTTGTATTTACCCGAAATTCGCGACCGCAATGCTATGCGCCGCCAAGCAGCAGAAAGAGCCGCGATTAACGCCCCAATGCAAGGCACCGCCGCGGATATCATTAAAAAAGCCATGATCAGCATTGCCGATTGGATAAAAACCGATACCCAAGGTGAAATCGCCATGATCATGCAAGTCCACGACGAATTAGTATTCGAAGTCGATGCAGATAAAGCCGAAACACTCAAGCTCAAGGTGTGTGAACTTATGGCAAAAGCAGCCAATCTGGATGTGGAACTTCTGGCAGAAGCTGGTATTGGCGATAACTGGGACCAAGCCCACTAG
- the glpG gene encoding rhomboid family intramembrane serine protease GlpG — protein sequence MIEIGRLPNSRAAQAFVDYLKGEQIDCQIQPLPQGVAILVIRDQDAEQARKEFAHFIAHPYDNKYLQASWEHGDTHTKLDYGAPSLQLFTQFITGAGPVTLIIFGLCVLIYAAMNLGFGGPVYETLSYFGAVPDTSVSQFWRVFTPSLMHFSAMHIIFNLLWWWYLGGKIETRTGTAPLLILLLVAGTLPNVVQYYVSGPNFGGLSGVVYAVAGYTWVMGIRKPAAGIGLPPSYMGFMLIWLVLGFTDFLGVSVANGAHIGGLLIGLAQGWFDSRSKATR from the coding sequence ATGATAGAGATTGGCAGACTCCCCAACAGCAGAGCCGCGCAGGCCTTTGTCGATTACCTCAAAGGTGAACAGATAGACTGCCAGATTCAGCCATTGCCGCAGGGAGTCGCTATTCTGGTTATCCGCGATCAAGATGCCGAGCAAGCCCGTAAAGAGTTTGCCCATTTTATCGCTCATCCTTACGATAACAAATACTTACAAGCCTCGTGGGAGCATGGTGATACTCATACTAAGCTCGACTATGGCGCCCCTTCTTTACAGCTTTTTACGCAATTTATCACAGGTGCAGGCCCAGTTACTCTTATCATCTTTGGCCTCTGTGTACTGATTTATGCCGCGATGAATTTAGGCTTCGGCGGCCCGGTTTATGAAACACTCTCCTATTTCGGTGCGGTGCCTGACACCAGTGTTAGTCAATTCTGGCGCGTGTTTACCCCAAGCCTGATGCACTTTTCGGCCATGCATATCATCTTCAACTTACTCTGGTGGTGGTATTTGGGTGGAAAAATCGAGACTCGCACAGGTACAGCCCCGCTGCTAATCCTGCTACTGGTCGCCGGTACTTTACCCAATGTCGTCCAATACTATGTTAGCGGCCCCAACTTTGGCGGGCTGTCGGGCGTAGTGTATGCCGTCGCCGGTTACACTTGGGTCATGGGGATCCGCAAACCCGCAGCAGGGATAGGTTTACCGCCCTCCTACATGGGATTTATGTTGATTTGGCTAGTGTTAGGCTTTACGGATTTTTTAGGCGTGTCAGTTGCGAATGGCGCCCATATTGGCGGATTACTGATAGGTCTCGCCCAAGGCTGGTTCGATAGTCGCAGTAAAGCCACTCGCTAA
- the glpE gene encoding thiosulfate sulfurtransferase GlpE, giving the protein MSSFKHLSVNQLVQMTESKPVQIVDIRDGHSFNNGHIDGAFNLNNENLAHFIGQADMDSPLVVVCYHGISSQNAAQYLCEQGFDDVYSLDGGFSAWHEANA; this is encoded by the coding sequence ATGTCTTCCTTTAAACACCTTAGCGTGAATCAATTAGTGCAAATGACCGAGTCAAAGCCAGTACAAATCGTCGATATTCGCGATGGTCACAGCTTTAACAACGGCCACATTGATGGCGCATTTAATTTGAATAACGAGAATCTGGCGCACTTTATTGGCCAAGCGGATATGGACAGTCCTTTAGTGGTGGTTTGCTACCATGGCATCAGCAGCCAAAATGCCGCGCAATACCTTTGTGAACAAGGCTTTGATGATGTCTATAGCCTAGATGGTGGCTTTAGCGCTTGGCATGAGGCCAATGCATGA
- a CDS encoding glycine C-acetyltransferase, producing MASTSFYAQINQQLADVKAEGLYKSERVIASPQQTAIQVNHQEVVNFCANNYLGLANHPELIKAAQQGLDSHGFGMASVRFICGTQDIHKQLEASLSEFLGMEDTILYSSCFDANAGLFETLLDAEDAIISDALNHASIIDGVRLCKAKRFRYANNDMADLETQLIAAKAAGARNILIATDGVFSMDGVIANLQGVCDLADKYGALVMVDDSHAVGFVGQNGRGSHEHCGVMGRVDIITGTLGKALGGASGGFTSGKKEVIDWLRQRSRPYLFSNSLAPSIVTASIHVLEMLKSGQALREAVWENSRYFREKMSAAGFTLGGADHAIIPVMIGDAKLASDFANRLLAEHIYVIGFSFPVVPKGQARIRTQMSAAHTREQLDKAIEAFTRIAKEMAII from the coding sequence GTGGCCTCTACCTCATTCTACGCACAGATTAATCAACAGCTTGCCGATGTTAAAGCCGAAGGTTTATATAAAAGCGAGCGTGTTATTGCCTCACCGCAACAGACTGCCATTCAAGTTAATCACCAAGAAGTTGTTAACTTTTGCGCCAACAACTACTTAGGCTTAGCCAACCACCCAGAACTGATTAAAGCCGCACAGCAAGGCTTAGACAGCCACGGCTTTGGCATGGCGTCGGTCCGTTTTATTTGTGGAACCCAAGACATCCACAAACAACTCGAAGCCAGCCTGAGCGAGTTCCTCGGCATGGAAGACACGATTCTGTATTCTTCTTGCTTCGACGCCAACGCAGGTCTGTTTGAAACCCTGTTAGATGCCGAAGATGCCATTATCTCCGACGCCCTAAACCATGCCTCTATTATCGATGGCGTGCGCTTATGTAAGGCCAAACGTTTCCGTTACGCCAACAACGATATGGCGGATTTAGAGACGCAATTGATCGCCGCAAAAGCCGCTGGCGCGCGCAATATTCTGATCGCCACCGACGGCGTATTCTCAATGGACGGCGTCATCGCCAATCTGCAAGGCGTGTGTGATTTAGCCGATAAATACGGCGCATTAGTCATGGTTGATGACTCACATGCCGTGGGCTTTGTTGGTCAAAACGGCCGTGGTTCGCACGAACACTGTGGCGTGATGGGCCGTGTCGATATTATCACTGGCACCCTAGGCAAGGCCTTAGGCGGCGCATCGGGCGGTTTCACTTCAGGTAAAAAAGAAGTCATCGACTGGTTACGCCAACGCTCTCGCCCTTACCTATTCTCTAACTCATTGGCGCCTTCGATTGTAACGGCCTCTATCCATGTATTAGAGATGCTCAAATCGGGCCAAGCACTGCGTGAAGCGGTATGGGAAAACAGCCGTTATTTCCGCGAAAAAATGTCAGCGGCAGGCTTTACCTTAGGCGGCGCCGACCACGCGATTATCCCAGTGATGATTGGCGATGCCAAACTGGCGAGCGATTTCGCTAACCGTTTATTAGCAGAACATATTTACGTTATCGGCTTCTCATTCCCTGTCGTGCCAAAGGGACAAGCCCGTATTCGTACTCAAATGTCGGCGGCACACACCCGTGAGCAACTCGACAAAGCGATTGAAGCCTTTACCCGTATCGCTAAAGAAATGGCGATTATTTAG